A window of the Streptomyces sp. Ag109_O5-10 genome harbors these coding sequences:
- a CDS encoding hydrogenase expression protein HypE, with translation MSTSKNGTTAVTGEGGRADGEHQGFDEITILWISEGMSCDGDTVSVTAADQPSIEDLVLGLIPGMPKVNLVNKVLSPSLGGEDFLAPYRAAARGELEPFILVIEGSIPNQNIIEGEGYWTSFGNHPETGQPQTLNEWIDDLAPRAWAVVAVGTCATFGGIHAMAGNPTGAMGLADYLGWDFKSQGGLPVVNIPGCPVQPENFMETLVWVLYHAAGTAPPPPLDHMLRPQWLFGRTVHEGCDRAAYYEQATFAADYNSPKCLVKTGCWGPVVNCNVPKRGWMAGIGGCPNVGGICIGCTMPGFPDAFMPFMDEPPGGTLSSLAIKPYGAVIRRLRGFTNELVNHEPKWRHNKRKLTSGYAPRWRP, from the coding sequence ATGAGCACCAGCAAGAACGGCACCACGGCCGTCACCGGCGAAGGCGGCCGGGCCGACGGCGAGCACCAGGGGTTCGACGAGATCACCATCCTCTGGATCTCCGAGGGCATGAGCTGCGACGGCGACACCGTCTCCGTGACGGCCGCCGACCAGCCCTCCATCGAGGACCTGGTCCTGGGCCTGATCCCGGGCATGCCGAAGGTCAACCTGGTCAACAAGGTGCTCTCGCCGAGCCTGGGCGGGGAGGACTTCCTCGCGCCGTACCGGGCGGCCGCGCGGGGCGAACTGGAGCCGTTCATCCTCGTCATCGAGGGCTCCATCCCGAACCAGAACATCATCGAGGGCGAGGGCTACTGGACGTCCTTCGGCAACCATCCGGAGACCGGTCAGCCGCAGACCCTCAACGAGTGGATCGACGACCTGGCGCCCCGGGCCTGGGCGGTGGTGGCCGTCGGCACCTGCGCCACCTTCGGCGGCATCCACGCGATGGCCGGCAACCCGACCGGCGCCATGGGCCTCGCGGACTACCTCGGCTGGGACTTCAAGTCCCAGGGCGGGCTGCCCGTGGTGAACATCCCGGGCTGCCCGGTGCAGCCGGAGAACTTCATGGAGACCCTGGTCTGGGTGCTCTACCACGCCGCCGGCACCGCTCCCCCGCCGCCGCTGGACCACATGCTGCGGCCGCAGTGGCTGTTCGGCCGCACCGTCCACGAGGGCTGCGACCGCGCCGCCTACTACGAGCAGGCGACCTTCGCGGCGGACTACAACTCGCCCAAGTGCCTGGTCAAGACGGGCTGCTGGGGTCCGGTCGTGAACTGCAACGTGCCCAAGCGGGGCTGGATGGCCGGTATCGGCGGCTGTCCGAACGTCGGCGGCATCTGCATCGGCTGCACCATGCCGGGCTTCCCGGACGCGTTCATGCCGTTCATGGACGAGCCGCCCGGCGGCACCCTCTCCTCGCTCGCCATCAAGCCGTACGGGGCGGTCATCCGCCGGCTGCGCGGCTTCACCAACGAGCTGGTCAACCACGAGCCGAAGTGGCGCCACAACAAGCGCAAGCTCACCAGCGGCTACGCCCCGCGCTGGCGCCCCTGA
- a CDS encoding carbohydrate ABC transporter permease, with amino-acid sequence MSQATLSLSRVRHSLAPRARIAGLTVCALLTLGPVVWTVSTSLRTPAQSFDLPPQIVPAHPTTAAYRGVFQQIDVWLLALNSTLVTALIALGQMITAGLAGYAFARLEFRFKKPLFGLVLATMMVPLQVTIVPVFLVLKSMHLTDTLLGLIIPAFPTAFGTFLMRQYFLGMPKDLGEAAMLDGAGPWRIFRSVYAPLAAPGLAIVGVLAFNYHWNEFFRPLILETSSQNYTLPLGLVSLQGNLGTGSISVVLAGVVLSMLPAVAVFVVGQRPLREGITSAGVNR; translated from the coding sequence CAAGCAACCCTGTCCCTGAGCCGCGTACGCCACTCGCTCGCCCCTCGGGCCCGGATCGCCGGACTGACCGTGTGCGCCCTGCTGACGCTCGGCCCGGTCGTCTGGACCGTCTCCACCTCCCTGCGCACTCCGGCCCAGTCCTTCGACCTGCCTCCGCAGATCGTCCCGGCGCACCCGACGACCGCGGCCTACCGCGGGGTCTTCCAGCAGATCGACGTGTGGCTGCTCGCCCTCAACTCCACGCTGGTGACGGCGCTGATCGCCCTCGGCCAGATGATCACGGCAGGTCTCGCCGGATACGCCTTCGCGCGCCTGGAGTTCCGCTTCAAGAAGCCGCTGTTCGGCCTGGTCCTGGCGACGATGATGGTGCCGTTGCAGGTCACCATCGTGCCCGTGTTCCTGGTGCTGAAGTCGATGCACCTCACCGACACACTCCTCGGCCTGATCATCCCGGCCTTCCCGACCGCCTTCGGCACCTTCCTGATGCGCCAGTACTTCCTCGGCATGCCGAAGGACCTGGGCGAGGCGGCCATGCTGGACGGCGCGGGGCCCTGGCGGATCTTCCGCTCGGTATACGCGCCGCTGGCCGCACCCGGCCTGGCGATCGTCGGCGTACTGGCCTTCAACTACCACTGGAACGAGTTCTTCCGCCCGCTGATCCTGGAGACCTCCAGCCAGAACTACACGCTTCCACTGGGCCTGGTCTCCCTCCAGGGCAACCTCGGCACCGGGTCGATCTCGGTGGTCCTCGCGGGGGTCGTGCTCTCGATGCTCCCCGCGGTCGCCGTGTTCGTCGTCGGCCAGCGCCCGCTGCGCGAGGGCATCACGTCCGCAGGAGTCAACCGTTGA
- a CDS encoding glycoside hydrolase family 32 protein has translation MSDDPNAPRLRVRPSTGWINDPNGPFRWRDRYHLFYQHNPDAPVHANVHWGHASSADLAHWEHHPIALAPTPGGPDEAGCWSGCVIDEAGTPTAVYTGVDRAHTGLGAICLARAADPDDERLTAWKPLPTPVVAGPPPGLDVVMFRDPFVFRHADRRWALVGAGHADGTPSVLLYDCDDLADWRFAGVLLDGADPVAVGAFGDKAVGWECPHLYRTAGGDHVLLVSLWDGDPCSTGYLTGRLQADGRGTPRFVTRAGGRLDQGRDFYAPAVLQEPDRALLWGWSWEARPQDEVHRAGWAGVLTAPRVVDVHADGSLRVRPAPELDLLRPAEPFVTAPGRVPLPTTYDLTITACGPTTVSLLRDASGRELTLRADPAGGTVVLDRSGWPRTGREGSAPITVHVPRAPELTLRLLVDGSLLEIFVAERAMVTERVYRRPGDIAELVVEGPGARVTGWAPAPRRRG, from the coding sequence TTGAGCGATGACCCCAACGCCCCGCGTCTCAGGGTCCGTCCGTCCACCGGCTGGATCAACGACCCCAACGGACCGTTCCGTTGGCGGGACCGCTACCACCTCTTCTACCAGCACAACCCCGACGCACCGGTGCACGCGAACGTCCACTGGGGACATGCCTCCAGCGCCGACCTCGCGCACTGGGAGCACCACCCGATCGCGCTCGCCCCGACGCCCGGCGGCCCCGACGAGGCAGGCTGCTGGTCGGGCTGCGTCATCGACGAAGCCGGCACACCGACCGCTGTGTACACGGGAGTCGACCGTGCCCACACCGGACTCGGCGCCATCTGCCTGGCGCGGGCGGCGGACCCGGACGACGAGCGGCTGACCGCGTGGAAGCCACTGCCGACGCCCGTGGTGGCCGGGCCGCCGCCGGGACTGGACGTGGTGATGTTCCGCGACCCGTTCGTCTTCCGCCACGCGGACCGGCGCTGGGCCCTCGTCGGGGCCGGGCACGCCGACGGCACGCCGTCCGTCCTGCTCTACGACTGCGACGACCTGGCCGACTGGCGGTTCGCCGGTGTGCTGCTGGACGGCGCGGACCCGGTGGCCGTCGGCGCGTTCGGCGACAAGGCGGTGGGCTGGGAGTGCCCCCACCTGTACCGGACAGCGGGCGGCGACCACGTACTTCTGGTGTCGCTGTGGGACGGGGATCCCTGCTCGACCGGCTATCTGACCGGCCGTCTGCAAGCGGACGGCCGGGGAACGCCGAGGTTCGTGACGCGCGCCGGCGGCCGGCTCGACCAGGGGCGGGACTTCTACGCTCCCGCCGTGCTCCAGGAACCGGACCGCGCACTGCTGTGGGGCTGGTCGTGGGAGGCCCGCCCGCAGGACGAGGTGCACCGGGCCGGATGGGCGGGCGTCCTCACCGCGCCACGGGTCGTCGACGTACACGCCGACGGTTCGCTGCGCGTCCGTCCGGCCCCGGAGCTCGACCTGCTCCGCCCGGCCGAGCCGTTCGTCACCGCGCCGGGCCGGGTTCCGCTGCCCACGACGTACGACCTGACGATCACCGCCTGCGGACCGACCACGGTGAGCCTGCTCCGGGACGCGTCGGGCCGGGAGCTGACCCTCCGGGCGGACCCCGCCGGCGGAACCGTCGTCCTCGACCGCAGTGGCTGGCCCCGGACCGGCAGGGAAGGCTCCGCCCCGATCACCGTGCACGTGCCGAGGGCGCCGGAACTCACGCTCCGGCTGCTCGTCGACGGCTCTCTCCTCGAAATCTTCGTCGCGGAGCGGGCGATGGTCACCGAGCGCGTCTACCGGCGCCCGGGCGACATCGCCGAACTGGTGGTCGAGGGGCCTGGTGCCCGGGTCACCGGGTGGGCGCCGGCGCCACGGAGGCGCGGCTGA
- a CDS encoding nickel-dependent hydrogenase large subunit yields the protein MTTEARQKGRKPAQIVDMSWDPITRIIGNLGIYTKIDFANREVVECHSTSSLFRGYSVFMKGKDPRDAGFITSRICGICGDNHTTCSDYAQQMAYGVKPPPLAEHIVNLGEAAEYMFDHTIFQDNLVFVDFCEQMVKATNPTVLARAQKTNAPRGDIHGFRTIADIMKAFNPFEGEVYKEALKVSRTTREMFCLMEGRHVHPSTLYPGGVGTMPSPTAFTDYLSRLMHVIDFVKKAVAMNDDVFDFFYEALPGYEEVGKRRILLGCWGAWQDPKVVDYRYENMERWGRAMYVTPGVVVDGELVTNSLVDINLGLRIMLGSSFYEDWVNEDPFVTHDPLGNPVDMRHPWNQTTLPVPQKRDFEGNYSWVMSPRWYDQRTGDHLALDTGGGPLARLWSTALSGLVDTPYIKATGSSVRISLPKGPELPETTLEWKIPKWSNTLERDRARPYFVAYAAAMALQFLDEAMGLVRSGDTKVFEDFEVPDEAIGCGFHEAVRGVLSHHLVIKDKKIANYHPYPPTPWNASPRDKFGTPGPYEDAVMGQPIFEENGPDDFKGVDIMRTVRSFDPCLPCGVHMYTGKGKTLSVTHSPVYGANHG from the coding sequence ATGACAACCGAGGCCCGGCAAAAGGGGCGCAAGCCCGCGCAGATCGTGGACATGTCCTGGGATCCGATCACCCGGATCATCGGAAACCTGGGCATCTACACGAAGATCGACTTCGCCAACCGGGAGGTGGTGGAGTGCCACAGCACCTCCTCCCTCTTCCGCGGCTACTCCGTCTTCATGAAGGGGAAGGACCCGCGCGACGCCGGGTTCATCACCTCCCGCATCTGCGGCATCTGCGGCGACAACCACACGACGTGCTCCGACTACGCCCAGCAGATGGCGTACGGAGTGAAGCCGCCGCCGCTGGCCGAGCACATCGTCAACCTCGGCGAAGCGGCCGAGTACATGTTCGACCACACGATCTTCCAGGACAACCTGGTCTTCGTGGACTTCTGCGAGCAGATGGTCAAGGCCACCAACCCGACCGTCCTGGCCCGCGCGCAGAAGACGAACGCGCCGCGCGGTGACATCCACGGCTTCCGGACCATCGCGGACATCATGAAGGCCTTCAACCCCTTCGAGGGCGAGGTCTACAAGGAGGCCCTGAAGGTCTCCCGGACCACCCGCGAGATGTTCTGCCTGATGGAGGGCCGCCACGTGCACCCCTCCACCCTGTATCCGGGCGGTGTCGGCACGATGCCGTCACCGACCGCGTTCACCGACTACCTCAGCCGGCTGATGCACGTCATCGACTTCGTGAAGAAGGCCGTCGCCATGAACGACGACGTCTTCGACTTCTTCTACGAGGCGCTGCCCGGTTACGAAGAAGTGGGTAAACGCCGCATCCTCCTCGGCTGCTGGGGTGCCTGGCAGGATCCGAAGGTCGTCGACTACCGCTACGAGAACATGGAGCGCTGGGGCCGGGCGATGTACGTCACCCCGGGCGTCGTGGTCGACGGCGAGCTGGTCACCAACAGTCTGGTCGACATCAACCTGGGCCTCAGGATCATGCTGGGCAGCTCCTTCTACGAGGACTGGGTCAACGAGGACCCCTTCGTCACCCACGATCCGCTCGGCAACCCCGTGGACATGCGCCATCCGTGGAACCAGACGACCCTGCCGGTGCCGCAGAAGCGGGACTTCGAGGGCAACTACAGCTGGGTGATGAGCCCCCGCTGGTACGACCAGCGCACCGGCGACCACCTCGCCCTGGACACCGGCGGCGGCCCGCTGGCCCGGCTCTGGTCGACCGCGCTCAGCGGCCTCGTCGACACCCCGTACATCAAGGCCACCGGCAGCAGCGTTCGGATCTCGCTGCCCAAGGGCCCGGAGCTGCCGGAGACCACGCTGGAGTGGAAGATCCCGAAGTGGTCGAACACCCTTGAGCGCGACCGCGCCCGGCCGTACTTCGTCGCGTACGCGGCCGCCATGGCCCTGCAGTTCCTGGACGAGGCGATGGGCCTCGTCCGGTCCGGCGACACCAAGGTGTTCGAGGACTTCGAGGTGCCGGACGAGGCGATCGGCTGCGGCTTCCACGAGGCCGTGCGCGGGGTCCTCTCGCACCACCTGGTGATCAAGGACAAGAAGATCGCCAACTACCACCCGTACCCGCCGACTCCGTGGAACGCCAGCCCGCGTGACAAGTTCGGCACGCCGGGGCCGTACGAGGACGCCGTGATGGGCCAGCCGATCTTCGAGGAGAACGGTCCGGACGACTTCAAGGGCGTCGACATCATGCGCACGGTCCGCAGCTTCGACCCCTGTCTGCCGTGCGGGGTCCACATGTACACGGGCAAGGGCAAGACGCTGAGCGTCACGCACTCGCCGGTGTACGGGGCGAACCATGGCTGA
- a CDS encoding LacI family DNA-binding transcriptional regulator yields the protein MGGAEESRSTGTGRPTSRDVARIAGVSHTAVSFVFNGRAEGNLSPATQERIRQAAAQLGYRPDPVARGLRRRRTAVIGLVTDEIASSPFAGRLLRGAMETAWGSDHLVLTVDSGGDPAKEDAAVAELLDRRVDGIIYAAMSLRRVRVPEGLHRTHSVLANCLPEDDSLPAVVPAERAGGRSAARLLLDAGHRRLAVIGGLDDIASAERTRGFRDALRAEGVTVPEKWIVRGGGEISAGYAGALRLFDGVEPDRRPSGVLCYNDRVAAGVLHAATRLGIDVPADLSVVGYDDQEHMAAFLTPPLTSVALPHRAMGEAAARLLLDAIDTGRTPPATVRRLACPVVSRASVAPAPTR from the coding sequence GTGGGCGGTGCCGAGGAGAGCAGGAGCACGGGCACCGGGCGCCCGACGTCACGGGACGTGGCCCGGATCGCCGGTGTGTCGCACACCGCGGTGTCCTTCGTGTTCAACGGCCGGGCCGAGGGCAACCTCTCGCCCGCCACCCAGGAACGCATCCGGCAGGCCGCCGCACAACTGGGCTACCGCCCCGATCCCGTCGCCCGCGGTCTGCGCCGTCGCCGTACGGCCGTGATCGGGCTGGTCACCGACGAGATCGCGTCCTCACCGTTCGCCGGCCGGCTGCTGCGCGGGGCCATGGAGACGGCCTGGGGCAGCGACCATCTAGTCCTCACCGTCGACTCCGGCGGTGACCCCGCCAAGGAGGACGCGGCCGTCGCGGAGCTGCTCGACCGGCGCGTGGACGGCATCATCTACGCGGCCATGTCACTGCGCCGGGTCCGCGTCCCCGAGGGCCTGCACCGCACCCACTCCGTGCTGGCCAACTGCCTGCCCGAGGACGACTCCCTGCCCGCCGTGGTCCCAGCCGAGCGCGCCGGTGGCCGTAGCGCGGCCCGCCTACTGCTCGACGCGGGCCACCGCCGGCTCGCCGTGATCGGCGGCCTGGACGACATCGCCTCGGCCGAACGCACCCGCGGCTTCCGCGACGCGCTGCGCGCCGAGGGCGTCACCGTGCCCGAGAAGTGGATCGTACGCGGCGGCGGGGAGATCTCGGCGGGATACGCGGGGGCACTGCGCCTGTTCGACGGGGTCGAACCGGACCGCCGCCCCTCCGGCGTCCTGTGCTACAACGACCGGGTCGCGGCGGGCGTCCTGCACGCCGCGACCCGGCTCGGGATCGACGTCCCCGCCGATCTGTCGGTGGTCGGCTACGACGACCAGGAGCACATGGCCGCGTTCCTCACCCCGCCCCTCACCTCGGTCGCGCTGCCGCACCGGGCGATGGGCGAGGCGGCGGCCCGGCTGCTCCTGGACGCCATCGACACCGGCCGGACGCCGCCCGCGACCGTCCGGCGTCTGGCCTGCCCTGTGGTCAGCCGCGCCTCCGTGGCGCCGGCGCCCACCCGGTGA
- a CDS encoding maleylpyruvate isomerase family mycothiol-dependent enzyme: MDQAAGQDVRGALPAGLGQAIRRTAADITAVLDGVADTSRAVPGSQWTVGEAAAHLALANELMADLALGRERPYGDGTPQSLAAANAESLAVFGERRAAPLAAMISDQAERCADALAAAADGPAPVTPLGPMDRSVLASYLLTHMLGHGYDLARAVRRPHMIDAERVAWCVPFLLSAMPAVADGTATAGLTARYTIRLRGGGAFGVSLGDGAVQVAPEPSAHPDCTILIDPVAFLLIALGRRNPWLAMARGQVFAYGRKPWLGPRFPALFVAP, from the coding sequence GTGGATCAGGCAGCAGGACAGGACGTGCGCGGGGCGTTGCCCGCGGGGCTCGGGCAGGCGATACGGCGGACCGCCGCCGACATCACGGCCGTACTCGACGGGGTGGCCGACACGAGCCGGGCCGTGCCCGGGTCGCAGTGGACGGTCGGCGAGGCGGCGGCCCATCTGGCGCTGGCCAACGAGCTGATGGCCGACCTCGCCCTGGGCCGGGAACGGCCCTACGGGGACGGTACGCCGCAGAGCCTGGCGGCGGCGAACGCCGAGTCGCTGGCCGTGTTCGGGGAGCGCCGGGCGGCGCCGCTCGCGGCGATGATCAGCGACCAGGCGGAGCGGTGCGCCGACGCGCTGGCCGCGGCGGCCGACGGCCCGGCGCCGGTGACCCCGCTCGGCCCGATGGACCGGTCCGTACTCGCCTCCTACCTGCTCACCCACATGCTGGGCCACGGTTACGATCTCGCCCGCGCGGTGCGCCGCCCGCACATGATCGACGCCGAACGGGTCGCGTGGTGCGTCCCGTTCCTGCTCTCGGCGATGCCGGCCGTGGCCGACGGCACGGCCACCGCCGGTCTGACCGCCCGCTACACGATCCGGCTGCGCGGCGGCGGCGCCTTCGGCGTCAGCCTGGGCGACGGCGCCGTACAGGTGGCACCGGAACCGTCGGCCCACCCGGACTGCACGATCCTCATCGACCCGGTCGCCTTCCTGCTCATCGCCCTGGGCCGCCGCAACCCGTGGCTCGCCATGGCCCGGGGCCAGGTGTTCGCCTACGGGCGCAAGCCCTGGCTCGGGCCCCGCTTCCCCGCTCTCTTCGTCGCGCCCTGA